From Medicago truncatula cultivar Jemalong A17 chromosome 7, MtrunA17r5.0-ANR, whole genome shotgun sequence, a single genomic window includes:
- the LOC11433472 gene encoding protein CURVATURE THYLAKOID 1B, chloroplastic, which produces MASSASSSTFSSFTLVDGKPPCRHSAASPQCVSLPPLQSHTRPWKTTAFCRKIARNVISMASSTTTETEADAATTEVASTDPSTVTDSPELVKTIQQTWDKVEDKYAVSALAVAGTVALWGSAGVISAIDRLPLIPGVLELVGIGYTGWFAYKNLVFKPEREALIRKIKGTVKDITGIDT; this is translated from the exons ATGGCCTCCTCAGCCTCATCCTCCACTTTCTCTTCATTCACCCTTGTTGATGGAAAGCCTCCCTGTAGACACTCTGCTGCTTCCCCACAATGTGTGAGCCTTCCACCTCTGCAGTCTCATACTCGTCCATGGAAGACCACCGCTTTCT GTCGGAAGATTGCTCGCAATGTTATCTCCATGGCTTCAAGTACCACAACAGAAACAGAGGCAGATGCAGCCACAACAGAAGTTGCCTCAACTGATCCCAGTACTGTCACTGATTCTCCAGAACTTGTCAAGACTATACAACAAACT TGGGATAAAGTTGAGGACAAGTATGCAGTGAGTGCTCTAGCGGTAGCTGGTACAGTTGCATTATGGGGATCAGCTGGGGTGATCTCA GCAATTGATAGGCTTCCTTTAATTCCTGGGGTTCTTGAACTCGTAGGCATTGGCTACACTGGG TGGTTTGCATACAAGAACCTAGTTTTCAAGCCAGAGCG AGAGGCTTTGATACGAAAAATAAAAGGCACTGTTAAAGACATCACTGGGATCGACACCTAA
- the LOC11423294 gene encoding anthranilate N-methyltransferase, producing the protein MAPPSTESNQPLANGKEKHVVKQEEEKEDNDALEFCTQLTGSIVVPLALRSAIDLGIFDILSKAGNGAQLSADDIAVKIGTKNPEAATMLDRLLRLLASHSILNSYVPQHPQTLERFYSLSNHSKYFVTDADGVSLGPTLALLLDNVFYQSWSELKGAIMEGGIAFNRVYGMHAFEYPRVDPRFNDVFNKAMVNSTTINMKRIIDCYQGFDHITKLVDVGGGLGINLKLITSKYSHIQGINFDLPHVLQHAPVYPGVEHVGGDMFESVPAGDAIFMKWILHDWSDEHCLKLLKNCYKAIPEDGKVIVVDTILPVMPETTANAKTACMSDVLMMTQNPGGKERTEHEFKELAKGSGFSAIKPICCVSGLWVMEFFK; encoded by the exons ATGGCACCTCCTTCAACAGAATCTAATCAACCACTTGCTAATGGTAAAGAAAAACATGTTGttaaacaagaagaagaaaaagaagataacGATGCTCTTGAATTTTGCACACAACTAACAGGTTCAATTGTTGTTCCATTGGCTTTGAGGTCTGCTATTGATCTTGGGATCTTTGACATCCTATCCAAAGCTGGTAATGGTGCACAACTCTCTGCAGATGATATTGCTGTTAAGATTGGAACCAAAAACCCAGAAGCAGCAACAATGTTAGATCGTCTTCTTAGGTTGTTGGCAAGTCACTCTATTCTAAACTCCTATGTTCCTCAACATCCTCAAACCCTTGAGAGATTCTACAGCCTCTCAAACCACTCCAAATATTTTGTGACTGATGCTGATGGTGTCTCTTTGGGACCCACTTTGGCATTACTTCTAGACAACGTCTTCTACCAAAGCTG GTCGGAGTTAAAAGGAGCGATCATGGAAGGAGGAATAGCGTTCAATAGGGTTTATGGAATGCATGCGTTTGAGTATCCACGTGTGGACCCAAGGTTCAATGATGTTTTCAACAAAGCTATGGTTAATTCAACAACTATAAACATGAAGAGGATTATTGATTGTTATCAAGGTTTTGACCACATAACTAAGCTAGTTGATGTTGGTGGTGGTCTTGGAATTAACCTCAAATTAATCACATCcaaatattcacatattcaGGGAATTAATTTTGACTTGCCTCATGTACTACAACATGCCCCTGTCTACCCAG GTGTGGAACATGTGGGGGGAGATATGTTTGAGAGCGTTCCTGCTGGGGATGCCATTTTTATGAAG tGGATACTTCACGATTGGAGTGATGAACATTGCTTGAAGCTGttgaaaaattgttacaaaGCTATTCCTGAGGATGGAAAGGTTATTGTGGTGGACACAATCCTTCCTGTTATGCCAGAGACAACAGCCAATGCAAAGACTGCTTGCATGTCTGATGTTTTAATGATGACTCAAAATCCAGGAGGAAAAGAGCGAACTGAGCATGAATTCAAGGAATTGGCTAAAGGATCTGGATTTAGTGCCATCAAACCTATATGCTGTGTATCTGGATTGTGGGTTATGGAGTTCTTTAAATAG
- the LOC11428747 gene encoding caffeic acid 3-O-methyltransferase: MASIPSEKQELEDEESFSYAVQLSNSIVLSMALQSAIELGVFEVLQKAGRDTPLSSDEIASRLSCTNPDAPKMLDRILALLASHSVLNCSVHPDQHNLGSFHRLYAMTSVAKFFAPNSDGVSLGPLIALHQDKIYLQSWSQLKDAIREGGIPFNRVYGTNDFEYASIDSRFNQVFNTAMINHTTIVMNKVLQSYKGFEDVKRLVDVGGGLGVNINLITSKHPHIHGINFDLPHVIQHAPSYPGVEHVGGDMFETVPKADAIFMKWILHDWSDEQCLKLLKNCYDAIPDDGKVIVLEAVLSIIPENNAAWKFAAQSDVLMMTQSPGGKERTEQEFMDLANGAGFSGIRYECYVHTFWVMEFFK, encoded by the exons ATGGCGAGCATACCTTCAGAGAAACAAGAattagaagatgaagaaagcttCTCATACGCTGTTCAACTCAGTAACTCAATTGTTCTTTCAATGGCACTTCAATCTGCTATTGAACTCGGCGTATTTGAAGTCTTACAAAAAGCTGGTAGAGATACTCCTCTTTCATCCGATGAGATCGCTTCACGTCTCTCCTGCACCAATCCAGATGCACCTAAAATGTTAGATCGCATTCTTGCTCTTCTTGCCTCTCACTCTGTTCTCAACTGTTCTGTTCATCCCGATCAACACAATCTTGGATCCTTTCACAGACTCTACGCTATGACTTCTGTTGCCAAATTCTTTGCTCCTAATTCCGATGGTGTTTCATTGGGTCCCTTGATCGCATTGCATCAGGATAAGATCTACTTACAAAGTTGGTCACAGCTTAAAGATGCTATTCGTGAAGGAGGTATTCCATTCAACAGGGTTTATGGCACAAATGACTTTGAATATGCCAGCATTGACTCCAGGTTTAATCAAGTTTTCAATACTGCAATGATCAATCACACCACTATAGTTATGAACAAGGTTCTTCAATCCTACAAAGGTTTTGAAGATGTCAAGAGGCTTGTGGATGTTGGTGGAGGTCTTGGTGTCAACATTAACTTAATCACTTCAAAACACCCTCATATACATGGTATCAATTTCGACTTGCCTCATGTCATACAACATGCCCCTTCCTATCCTG GAGTCGAACATGTTGGCGGAGATATGTTTGAAACTGTGCCTAAAGCAGATGCCATCTTTATGAAG TGGATACTTCATGATTGGAGTGATGAACAATGCTTGAAGCTTTTGAAGAACTGCTATGATGCTATTCCCGATGATGGAAAGGTGATTGTTTTGGAGGCAGTTCTTTCGATTATACCAGAGAATAATGCTGCTTGGAAGTTTGCGGCCCAATCAGATGTTCTAATGATGACTCAAAGTCCAGGAGGGAAAGAACGTACTGAGCAAGAATTCATGGATTTAGCAAATGGAGCTGGATTTAGTGGCATTAGATATGAATGTTATGTCCATACTTTTTGGGTTATGGAGTTCTTCAAGTAG
- the LOC11432385 gene encoding protein LATE ELONGATED HYPOCOTYL isoform X1, with translation MDAAAYSSGEDVVLKTRKPYTITKQRERWTEDEHNRFLEALKLYGRAWQRIEEHIGTKTAVQIRSHAQKFFSKLEKEALVKGAALGQALDIDIPPPRPKRKPSNPYPRKTNVGTPTLHSGAKYGKPLIAIASSHGKQAMDFEKESLLEEHKDEERPTTVKENNDENCLKVLTILKEAPCSSVSSAIKSSISMSVPQTNSCTIRGFTPSVKEVITRDETNESFPTTEIENQMLKIDDGKHTQKNDGICRTSKLENCSPKSVQSEKTDGLTSALTIDEMQSNQNYPRHITVHVVDGNFGTSTQSPSQNMLIQDSTFQPIGGINVQPNLFANPAASNTSENQNNMARSSSHQSFPPCPPFAHNHADYQSFLNMSSTFSSLIVSTLLQHPAAHAAASFAATFWPYANVESSADSPACSQGGFPSRQIGSPPSVTAIAAATVAAATAWWAAHGLLPVCAPLQTAFACPPASTTVAPSTNISKEPPKTDQGDITLHNPPLQDQLLDPENSEALQAQHSGSKSPAVSSSESEESGDAKLNTSSKATINLDINQPISENPDSNKMEGRKLIDRSSCGSNTTSSCEETDALEKDEKEKEECKIPDADHLATDPSSRRYRSISNLLDSWKEVSEEGRLAFRALFSREVLPQSFSPPHDLINKDNQMDNMKDNEQKTDHKDHLESKKCICNCDQAQQNLPFVQNNNEEGFLTMGLGQGKLKTRRTGFKPYKRCLVEAKENRGGTACNQVEETGPKRIRLEGGTSI, from the exons ATGGATGCAGCAGCATACTCCTCTGGAGAAGACGTCGTTCTCAAG ACAAGAAAGCCATATACAATCACAAAACAAAGAGAACGATGGACTGAAGACGAACATAATCGATTTCTAGAAGCCCTCAAGCTATATGGCCGAGCATGGCAGCGTATAGAAG AACATATAGGAACAAAGACTGCTGTGCAAATCAGGAGCCATGCGCaaaaattcttttcaaag TTGGAGAAGGAAGCACTTGTAAAAGGTGCTGCATTAGGACAAGCTCTTGACATAGACATCCCCCCTCCACGGCCCAAAAGAAAACCAAGCAATCCTTATCCTCGCAAGACCAATGTTGGTACCCCAACATTACATAGTGGAGCTAAGTATGGAAAGCCACTTATTGCAATTGCATCTTCACATGGTAAACAAGCAATGGATTTTGAGAAAGAATCACTTCTAGAG GAGCATAAAGATGAGGAAAGGCCAACAACGGTAAAAGAAAATAACgatgaaaattgtttaaaagtATTAACAATCCTCAAGGAGGCACCTTGTTCATCTGTATCTTCGGCAATCAAGAGTTCAATCTCAATGTCAGTGCCACAGACAAATTCCTGCACCATAAGGGGGTTTACACCTTCAGTGAAAGAGGTAATAACACGAGATGAAACAAATGAATCTTTTCCTACTACTGAGATTGAAAACCAGATGTTGAAGATAGATGATGGCAAACACACACAAAAGAACGATGGTATTTGTCGAACCTCTAAGTTGGAGAATTGTTCTCCTAAATCGGTTCAATCCGAGAAAACAGATGGTCTTACTTCTGCATTAACAATTGATGAGATGCAAAGTAATCAGAATTACCCAAGACATATCACTGTGCACGTTGTTGATGGGAACTTTGGAACTAGTACTCAAAGTCCATCACAAAATATGTTGATTCAAGACTCCACATTTCAGCCAATAGGAGGGATTAATGTGCAGCCTAATCTCTTCGCAAATCCAGCTGCATCAAACACaagtgaaaatcaaaataacatgGCACGATCCTCTAGTCATCAATCATTTCCTCCTTGTCCTCCATTTGCACATAACCATGCTGATTACCAATCCTTTCTCAACATGTCTTCTACATTTTCAAGTCTTATTGTCTCTACCTTGCTGCAACACCCTGCAGCTCATGCTGCAGCAAGTTTTGCTGCTACATTTTGGCCGTATGCAAATGTAGAATCTTCAGCTGATTCTCCTGCTTGCTCTCAAGGAGGTTTCCCATCTAGACAAATTGGTTCACCTCCTAGTGTAACAGCTATTGCAGCTGCTACAGTAGCTGCTGCAACTGCATGGTGGGCAGCTCATGGACTGCTTCCTGTGTGCGCTCCACTCCAGACAGCTTTTGCCTGTCCTCCTGCATCAACAACTGTAGCTCCATCAACAAATATTAGTAAAGAACCACCTAAGACAGATCAAGGAGATATTACACTACATAATCCTCCTCTGCAAGATCAGTTACTAGATCCAGAAAACTCAGAAGCTTTGCAAGCTCAACATTCAGGTTCTAAGTCACCAGCTGTTTCTTCATCTGAATCAGAGGAGAGTGGAGATGCCAAGTTAAATACTTCATCAAAGGCCACTATTAATCTTGATATAAACCAACCAATTTCTGAGAACCCTGATTCCAACAAAATGGAGGGCAGAAAACTGATAGACCGGTCTTCTTGTGGTTCCAACACAACCTCTAGCTGTGAAGAGACTGATGCGCTAGAGAAGgatgagaaagaaaaggaagaatgTAAAATACCTGATGCGGACCATTTAGCTACCGATCCTAGTAGTCGTCGATATAGAAGCATTAGCAACCTTCTTGATTCTTGGAAGGAGGTGTCTGAAGAG GGACGACTTGCCTTTCGGGCTCTATTCTCCAGAGAGGTGTTGCCCCAAAGCTTTTCACCTCCTCATGATTTGATAAATAAGGATAATCAGATGGACAACATGAAGGATAACGAGCAAAAAACAGACCACAAAGATCACCTTGAGAGCAAGAAATGCATTTGTAATTGTGACCAGGCACAGCAAAACCTACCATTTGTACAAAATAACAATGAGGAGGGATTTCTAACCATGGGTCTTGGACAAGGTAAACTTAAGACTCGTCGAACAGGGTTCAAACCTTACAAAAGATGTTTAGTAGAGGCCAAGGAAAACAGGGGCGGAACGGCTTGCAACCAAGTTGAAGAGACGGGTCCCAAGAGGATACGCCTGGAAGGGGGGACTTCTATTTGA
- the LOC11432385 gene encoding protein LATE ELONGATED HYPOCOTYL isoform X2, translating to MAAYRRTYRNKDCCANQEPCAKILFKGRLLEKEALVKGAALGQALDIDIPPPRPKRKPSNPYPRKTNVGTPTLHSGAKYGKPLIAIASSHGKQAMDFEKESLLEEHKDEERPTTVKENNDENCLKVLTILKEAPCSSVSSAIKSSISMSVPQTNSCTIRGFTPSVKEVITRDETNESFPTTEIENQMLKIDDGKHTQKNDGICRTSKLENCSPKSVQSEKTDGLTSALTIDEMQSNQNYPRHITVHVVDGNFGTSTQSPSQNMLIQDSTFQPIGGINVQPNLFANPAASNTSENQNNMARSSSHQSFPPCPPFAHNHADYQSFLNMSSTFSSLIVSTLLQHPAAHAAASFAATFWPYANVESSADSPACSQGGFPSRQIGSPPSVTAIAAATVAAATAWWAAHGLLPVCAPLQTAFACPPASTTVAPSTNISKEPPKTDQGDITLHNPPLQDQLLDPENSEALQAQHSGSKSPAVSSSESEESGDAKLNTSSKATINLDINQPISENPDSNKMEGRKLIDRSSCGSNTTSSCEETDALEKDEKEKEECKIPDADHLATDPSSRRYRSISNLLDSWKEVSEEGRLAFRALFSREVLPQSFSPPHDLINKDNQMDNMKDNEQKTDHKDHLESKKCICNCDQAQQNLPFVQNNNEEGFLTMGLGQGKLKTRRTGFKPYKRCLVEAKENRGGTACNQVEETGPKRIRLEGGTSI from the exons ATGGCAGCGTATAGAAG AACATATAGGAACAAAGACTGCTGTGCAAATCAGGAGCCATGCGCaaaaattcttttcaaaggtcgATTG TTGGAGAAGGAAGCACTTGTAAAAGGTGCTGCATTAGGACAAGCTCTTGACATAGACATCCCCCCTCCACGGCCCAAAAGAAAACCAAGCAATCCTTATCCTCGCAAGACCAATGTTGGTACCCCAACATTACATAGTGGAGCTAAGTATGGAAAGCCACTTATTGCAATTGCATCTTCACATGGTAAACAAGCAATGGATTTTGAGAAAGAATCACTTCTAGAG GAGCATAAAGATGAGGAAAGGCCAACAACGGTAAAAGAAAATAACgatgaaaattgtttaaaagtATTAACAATCCTCAAGGAGGCACCTTGTTCATCTGTATCTTCGGCAATCAAGAGTTCAATCTCAATGTCAGTGCCACAGACAAATTCCTGCACCATAAGGGGGTTTACACCTTCAGTGAAAGAGGTAATAACACGAGATGAAACAAATGAATCTTTTCCTACTACTGAGATTGAAAACCAGATGTTGAAGATAGATGATGGCAAACACACACAAAAGAACGATGGTATTTGTCGAACCTCTAAGTTGGAGAATTGTTCTCCTAAATCGGTTCAATCCGAGAAAACAGATGGTCTTACTTCTGCATTAACAATTGATGAGATGCAAAGTAATCAGAATTACCCAAGACATATCACTGTGCACGTTGTTGATGGGAACTTTGGAACTAGTACTCAAAGTCCATCACAAAATATGTTGATTCAAGACTCCACATTTCAGCCAATAGGAGGGATTAATGTGCAGCCTAATCTCTTCGCAAATCCAGCTGCATCAAACACaagtgaaaatcaaaataacatgGCACGATCCTCTAGTCATCAATCATTTCCTCCTTGTCCTCCATTTGCACATAACCATGCTGATTACCAATCCTTTCTCAACATGTCTTCTACATTTTCAAGTCTTATTGTCTCTACCTTGCTGCAACACCCTGCAGCTCATGCTGCAGCAAGTTTTGCTGCTACATTTTGGCCGTATGCAAATGTAGAATCTTCAGCTGATTCTCCTGCTTGCTCTCAAGGAGGTTTCCCATCTAGACAAATTGGTTCACCTCCTAGTGTAACAGCTATTGCAGCTGCTACAGTAGCTGCTGCAACTGCATGGTGGGCAGCTCATGGACTGCTTCCTGTGTGCGCTCCACTCCAGACAGCTTTTGCCTGTCCTCCTGCATCAACAACTGTAGCTCCATCAACAAATATTAGTAAAGAACCACCTAAGACAGATCAAGGAGATATTACACTACATAATCCTCCTCTGCAAGATCAGTTACTAGATCCAGAAAACTCAGAAGCTTTGCAAGCTCAACATTCAGGTTCTAAGTCACCAGCTGTTTCTTCATCTGAATCAGAGGAGAGTGGAGATGCCAAGTTAAATACTTCATCAAAGGCCACTATTAATCTTGATATAAACCAACCAATTTCTGAGAACCCTGATTCCAACAAAATGGAGGGCAGAAAACTGATAGACCGGTCTTCTTGTGGTTCCAACACAACCTCTAGCTGTGAAGAGACTGATGCGCTAGAGAAGgatgagaaagaaaaggaagaatgTAAAATACCTGATGCGGACCATTTAGCTACCGATCCTAGTAGTCGTCGATATAGAAGCATTAGCAACCTTCTTGATTCTTGGAAGGAGGTGTCTGAAGAG GGACGACTTGCCTTTCGGGCTCTATTCTCCAGAGAGGTGTTGCCCCAAAGCTTTTCACCTCCTCATGATTTGATAAATAAGGATAATCAGATGGACAACATGAAGGATAACGAGCAAAAAACAGACCACAAAGATCACCTTGAGAGCAAGAAATGCATTTGTAATTGTGACCAGGCACAGCAAAACCTACCATTTGTACAAAATAACAATGAGGAGGGATTTCTAACCATGGGTCTTGGACAAGGTAAACTTAAGACTCGTCGAACAGGGTTCAAACCTTACAAAAGATGTTTAGTAGAGGCCAAGGAAAACAGGGGCGGAACGGCTTGCAACCAAGTTGAAGAGACGGGTCCCAAGAGGATACGCCTGGAAGGGGGGACTTCTATTTGA
- the LOC11435385 gene encoding soluble inorganic pyrophosphatase 1 translates to MSEHDQEVQEVQENVQEIHRPVPRLNERILSSLSRRSVAAHPWHDLEIGPGAPHIFNCVVEITKGSKVKYELDKKTGLIKVDRILYSSVVYPHNYGFIPRTLCEDNDPIDVLVLMQEPVLPGCFLRARAIGLMPMIDQGEKDDKIIAVCADDPEYKHFTDYKELAPHRIMEIRRFFEDYKKNENKEVAVNDFLPPSTAVEAIQYSMDLYAEYILHTLRR, encoded by the exons ATGAGTGAGCATGATCAAGAAGTTCAAGAAGTTCAAGAAAATGTTCAAGAAATTCACCGTCCAGTACCCCGTTTGAATGAAAGGATTCTTTCATCTTTGTCAAGGAGATCAGTTGCTGCACACCCTTGGCATGATCTTGAAATTG GACCTGGAGCTCCCCATATTTTCAATTGT GTTGTGGAGATCACTAAAGGAAGCAAGGTCAAATATGAACTTGACAAGAAAACTGGATTAATTAAG GTTGATCGAATTTTGTATTCTTCAGTTGTTTATCCTCATAACTATGGTTTTATCCCTCGTACACTCTGTGAAGACAATGATCCAATTGATGTCCTGGTTCTCATGCAG GAGCCCGTCCTTCCTGGTTGTTTCCTGCGAGCCAGAGCCATTGGACTCATGCCAATGATTGATCAG GGAGAGAAAGATGATAAAATCATTGCAGTATGTGCTGATGATCCAGAATATAAGCACTTTACTGACTACAAGGAACTTGCACCTCATCGCATCATGGAAATTCGACGCTTTTTTGAAGACT ACAAAAAGAACGAGAACAAGGAGGTGGCAGTGAATGATTTTCTACCTCCAAGCACTGCTGTTGAAGCCATCCAGTACTCAAT GGATCTTTACGCAGAATATATTCTGCACACCTTGAGGCGATAG